In one Streptomyces venezuelae genomic region, the following are encoded:
- a CDS encoding ABC transporter ATP-binding protein, with amino-acid sequence MTVAPSPAGQGPVAAAARDLHKTYGRGETRVSALDGVDISFRQGEFTAIMGPSGSGKSTLMHCVAGLDSFTSGSVRIGTTELGRLDDRQLTELRRDRIGFVFQAFHLLPTLTALENITLPLTIAGRHPDRQWLDHVIAMVGLTGRLHHRPAELSGGQQQRVAVARALAAQPSIVFADEPTGNLDSRTGAEILGFLRDSVRDLGQTVVMVTHDPVAAGYADRVVFLADGRVFDEMVRPSAERVLERMKDFDPRAVTV; translated from the coding sequence ATGACCGTCGCCCCGAGCCCCGCCGGCCAAGGCCCCGTCGCCGCGGCCGCCCGCGATCTGCACAAGACCTACGGCCGCGGCGAGACCCGTGTCAGCGCCCTCGACGGCGTCGACATCTCCTTCCGGCAGGGCGAGTTCACCGCGATCATGGGCCCGTCCGGCAGCGGCAAGTCGACGCTGATGCACTGCGTGGCGGGACTGGACTCGTTCACGTCGGGATCCGTGCGCATCGGCACCACGGAACTGGGCCGACTCGACGACAGACAGCTGACCGAACTGCGCAGGGACCGTATCGGCTTCGTCTTCCAGGCGTTCCACCTGCTGCCCACGCTGACCGCTCTGGAGAACATCACCCTGCCCCTGACCATCGCGGGGCGCCACCCGGACCGGCAGTGGCTGGACCACGTGATCGCCATGGTCGGCCTGACCGGACGGCTGCACCACCGGCCCGCCGAGCTCTCCGGCGGGCAGCAGCAGCGCGTCGCCGTCGCCCGCGCGCTCGCGGCACAACCGTCGATCGTCTTCGCCGACGAGCCGACGGGGAACCTCGACTCACGCACCGGTGCGGAGATCCTCGGCTTCCTCCGCGACTCGGTGCGCGACCTGGGCCAGACCGTGGTCATGGTCACCCACGATCCTGTCGCCGCCGGTTACGCGGACCGTGTCGTCTTCCTCGCCGACGGCCGCGTCTTCGACGAGATGGTGCGGCCGAGCGCGGAGCGGGTGCTCGAACGCATGAAGGACTTCGACCCGCGCGCCGTCACCGTCTGA
- a CDS encoding sensor histidine kinase, whose protein sequence is MPVRWKIAALAAACAGLVAATVGVMVHVWTRWDIQARAEAEALNKLYSAVDTYRRGDILADGVRVDPPDLPSALREPPDGERHSVYDGRVDGNLGPSMWAAQRVGGPGSKVLAFQVNMGPQMHGLERLDMSMTVASLAALAVVTPLAVLGSGVLGRRLHRVSQTAGRISAGDLDARTGPTKGRDEISGIAAAVDAMADGLARQLHSERRFTADVAHELRTPVGGLLAAADLLPAGETEDALRARIRDLRDLVEDLLEVSRLDAGAEQPARTSVPLDAVVREAVARTGLPTEVVTTAQPTVRTDPRRLERIVGNLVVNAHRHGRTPVEVTVAENAVTVRDHGPGFPADLLREGPRRFRTGARERGGGHGLGLTIALGQARVLGAELRLGTAEDEGGGAVAALHLPRN, encoded by the coding sequence ATGCCCGTGCGGTGGAAGATCGCGGCCCTCGCGGCGGCCTGCGCCGGACTGGTCGCCGCCACCGTGGGCGTGATGGTGCACGTGTGGACCCGGTGGGACATCCAGGCCCGCGCCGAGGCCGAGGCGCTCAACAAGCTGTACTCGGCGGTGGACACGTATCGTCGCGGCGACATCCTGGCGGATGGCGTACGGGTCGATCCACCCGACCTGCCCTCCGCTCTGCGCGAACCGCCCGACGGCGAGCGGCACAGCGTCTACGACGGGCGGGTGGACGGGAACCTCGGCCCCTCGATGTGGGCGGCCCAGCGGGTCGGCGGCCCCGGCAGCAAGGTCCTGGCGTTCCAGGTGAACATGGGCCCGCAGATGCACGGCCTCGAGCGTCTCGACATGAGTATGACGGTCGCCTCGCTGGCAGCCCTGGCCGTGGTGACGCCCCTCGCGGTCCTCGGCTCGGGAGTCCTGGGCCGCAGGCTGCACCGCGTGTCGCAGACCGCGGGCCGCATCTCCGCCGGGGACCTGGACGCCCGTACCGGCCCCACCAAGGGGCGCGACGAGATCTCCGGCATCGCGGCCGCCGTCGACGCGATGGCGGACGGCCTGGCGCGACAGCTGCACTCCGAGCGCCGGTTCACCGCGGACGTCGCGCACGAACTGCGGACCCCGGTCGGCGGTCTGCTGGCCGCCGCCGATCTGCTGCCCGCCGGTGAGACCGAGGACGCGCTGCGGGCCAGGATCCGTGACCTGCGCGACCTGGTCGAGGATCTGCTGGAGGTCTCCCGTCTCGACGCGGGCGCCGAACAACCGGCCCGTACGTCCGTCCCGCTCGACGCGGTGGTGCGGGAGGCGGTCGCGCGCACCGGGTTGCCCACGGAAGTCGTCACGACGGCCCAGCCGACGGTACGGACCGACCCCCGGCGGCTCGAACGGATCGTCGGCAATCTCGTCGTCAACGCGCATCGGCACGGCCGCACGCCCGTGGAGGTCACCGTCGCCGAGAACGCCGTCACGGTCCGCGATCACGGTCCCGGCTTCCCCGCCGACCTGCTGCGGGAGGGGCCCCGCCGATTCCGTACGGGCGCGCGGGAACGCGGCGGCGGCCACGGTCTGGGCCTGACCATCGCCCTGGGCCAGGCCCGGGTGCTGGGGGCGGAGCTGCGGCTGGGCACGGCCGAGGACGAGGGCGGCGGCGCGGTCGCCGCCCTGCACCTGCCGCGGAACTGA